The genomic DNA TTATAAGCGTTCTTATCCTAGCCCTAGAGAAGCCTCTAGCTAACGAGATTAAGCGTGTAAGGTCCGCAATAGTGGCGGCGATTAGACGCGCTAAAGCTAAGCTTCTAACTAATTACTACGACGGCTAAGTTATTATTACTTACATTATTAAGTACAAAGTAGCCTACTATTTGCGCGTTAATACTAAATAGATCTAGCGTCTTAAGGATAACTTCTACTATCTTCTAGCCGCTGTAAGCGCCTATAAGCTAGGGCAACGCGATAGGGAGGTCCTAGAGGTTGCTACGAGCGTCGACGTAGTGTACAACAATACCTAGGTAGCCACGCTTTCCGCCCTTTGTCGTCTATCTATTAAAGCTAACGTATATTTTGCTTAGCGCGTGCGACAGCTCCTTTATAACGCGCGGCTTtaggtagttgtacaggcgtagCACGTAGCGCGACACGCTTATAGAGGACGTCTACAGCGCCGCCTCTACCTCTAGGTTAGCTATAGCTAGCATCGTCTAGAAAGAAGATCTCTTAAATTTAGAGAGTAGGTAGTTACTATCTACGAGCTAGGTAACGGCGGCGAGCCTAAAGCGCGTAGTGTTAAAGCTAGAGAGCTTGTTAGCGGTCGCCTGCGCGACTGTTATTTTGCCGTTATACCTATTAGTTGTAACTATAGCCTATAACACTCCAGACAGAAGAGACGTGGATACTTGGCAGATGGTTGGTCAGCAAATCATGTGACCATCGGAAAGACCGAGTTGGTAAGCTGAATACTCTAAACTCTTCGCGGAAGAAAATCGGCACGATAAGAAGGCTGAGAATCAGCTTCTGTTAGAGTACATAGTGGCAGAGAGTCAGCCTTGAACAGTTCTATTTCTACATCCCGAAATGTGACCTTTCAGCACAGTGAACGAGTTCACAGTACTTGATGGATAGCTGGAATTCTCGATATTAATGCCGTTGACATATATTTATTCAGATCTCGGCTACTTCAAGAACGTTGCCGTTTACTCCTACGAGTGGGCTCTTGCTTTACTTTCACGGCCGCaaggtcttcctcttcagCTTCCTTTTTGATGCGTTTCCGTTTTGTGGTTTCCTTCCTGACTGCAATTTTGGCCACTGCTTCTTCATCTTCCTTCTTGATGGTgacctcttcttctttgaTCTCCTTCTTGATAGTAACGTCCTCTTCCTTGATCTCTTTTTTGATGGTAGTCTCTTCTTTGATCTCGACCTTGGCAACAACTCTCTCTGAAAAGGCCCTTAGGTCCGCCGTGAATAATACCGAATGCGCCCATCCCGCCTCTTTACCCCATAGTTTGCGAAACAAGTTCCCAATGGCTGCATATGTGGCGGCAGTCAAGCTACTGTGCTTGCCTTTCCCAAACCGGTAATCGCGTTGCGCAATCTGCCAAACGTGCGTGTCAACGGGAACAGACTCGGACCAGCCGAGACCAAAAAGACACACACAGTCTGCAACCTTTGGACCGACACCGTGTAAAGCCAAGAGCTCCTCGTGAGCTTTTCGGTACCCCTCGCGACCACCTTCCGGCATATCTCCAGCTGGCTTTTCTTGTACGCCAAATTGGGGATATTCAGGGTTGCTGAGATCCTCCAGCCACTTCATCCCTTTGTCTTCAGATACCATGCGCGCGGTCTTGGCAATGTACTTTGCCCTGTATCCGAAGCCAAGCTTCATGAGATTCGCCTCTACGGCTGGACCAGAGAGGGCAGCGGGCGTTGGGAAGTCGTGATATGGTACGTCATGGATATGTCCTATCAGAGGTCCATAGTGTAAACAGAGATTATGCACCATGCCGGATATGCGACTGatattgttgttgctgctgcaGATGAAGCCAATGAGGGCTTCCCATGCGTCTTGTCGCAGTATCCTGATGCCTGTGAATTTCGGTGCTCTCTTTTTGAAGTTGGCGTCCGAGGCCGCCCATTGCTCGTATAGTTGACCGAGGTTTGGGGTCAGGTTGAAGTAGTGGTTGATGAGGGCCGGGGTGTCATCCTCTTCGGGGGCGACTGAGGGTGCTTTGGATGGAGGTGGAGTAAGGGGCGTGGTGGTAATAGATGGGTAGGTTGCCCGGTAATGGAGATGTTCGGCGTCCTGACGAAGAGTGATGATGCGACCGTGAAGAGCCATTGACCATTCACCATCAGCAGACTTGCGCCATCTGATGGTATGTTAGTAGTTATTGCGACTACAGTGACATGTCGCATACCGAAATGACTGCCCGCATCGCAAAGTCGTATCTATGCATAGCTCTGTGAGGCTTGTAGGCAGCTTGTGCCATTCTGCAGCGCGCAAGGCCATTTTGTATCGACAATGTTGCGCAATGCCAGTGTGAGGTCAGAGTGAATGTCGCTCGgcctgctcctgctcctgaTCCATCTGGCTCCAGTGACAGGGGTAGTCGCGCCAAGGGCACGCTAATATGGGCCCTAAGGAGGCGCTAACCAGGCCCCGACTTTCTCTCGCACGTTTTCCGCGACGGCAACAGCAATCACGGCCAAAGCATCGCGTCCTAAATTCGGGACTATTGCAAGCAGTTGATTCATCAATTGCTTCTTGATCCAGATCTGCTAATTGCAGCTTCTTCCGCCCTCTTACCCGCCGTAGCAGCAAAGTCTCACGTGGCTGTGCTTCTACTACAGCGCGACAGCTCCGGGCAACGACGACCCGGCCAGTATGAACGGCGATAGCTATCCCAGAGGTAAGCGACATCTATCAGTACACGTACTGACTAGTGTACAGCTCCCATCATGAAAGAGACTAACATAAGCAGACGGCGGCCGATCGAGTGGATCGCGCAACTACGTGAGCACGCCTAGAATGCGACAACTACTTTACATGTACTAACCAGATAGTCCTCGAGAGATGCCCCTCGCGATCGCGATGACCGTGGTGATAGGCGCCGTCGCCGTTCTCGCTCTCCCCGCCATGgtggtggcggcggtggaGGCGGAGGTTCACGCCGCGACTACGAGGTAGATACGTACTCGTCGAGCCGCGACTATCGTGAGCGCGAGCGCGAAGACACATATGCTCGCCGTGAGAGGCGTGATGACCGGGGCGAGCGTGGGGGAGAGCGCGGTGGCTGGGGCGATTCTTATTCTAGACGCGACCGTCCTCGAGACCGCGACCGAGATGATGACCGTGGTCACCGACGAGAGCGCGGAGCAGAGCGCAATGAGAGGGGCGGCGATAGATTCGGCGGCGAAGATCGTAGGGGCGGCCGAGGAGGACGCGACGGAGGCTTTGGTGGTGGGCGCGATAGGATGCGTCAGCAAAAAGAAGAGTCTCCGCCCTTCAACAAGCCACGCGAGGCTACTCCAGATCTCGCAAGCTTCACCAACATTCTGCAACGCCCGCGTCGCATGACACAATGGGACATCAAACCCGCAGGCTACGAGAACATCACGGCCGAGCAGGCCAAGCTGTCCGGCATGTTTCCGCTACCTGGAGCTCCTCGTGCTGCTCCTATGGACCCGTCCAAGCTGGCCGCTTTCATTTCACCCTCTGCTGGAACTGCCACAGCCGCCGCTCTCGCAACATCAGCCGCAAAGCAGTCGAAGCGTCTCTATGTCCACAACCTTCCCTCTGGTTGCACCTCCCAGGAGATTATGGAATTCTTCAACAACCAGCTCAACGGCCTGAACGTTGTTTCTGGTAACGACCCATGCTTGTCAGCCCACATTGCGACCAGCAAAGAATACGCCGCACTGGAATTCAAGGCACCCGAGGATGCGACACTTGCTCTTGCCATGACCGGCATCTCTATGCGCGATGAAGGTGGAGCTCCTGATAGGTCAGGTCTCTCCATCCGTCGTCCCAAGGACTACATTACACCCACAGCCGACGAGAATGCATACCCGCCTGGTGATGAGGTGTCGTCTGTCGTCAAGGACAGTCCCAACAAGCTGAGCATTGTCAACATCCCCACGTACATTGAAGAGGAGCAAATCCGAGAACTCGTTGAGACCATGGGTAAACTCAAGGCTTTCATCTTGGTTAAGGACACTGGCACCGATCAACATCGCGTAAGTACTACACTCAGTCTTGACCTATTT from Pyrenophora tritici-repentis strain M4 chromosome 8, whole genome shotgun sequence includes the following:
- a CDS encoding AlkA, 3-methyladenine DNA glycosylase-8-oxoguanine DNA glycosylase, which codes for MALRAAEWHKLPTSLTELCIDTTLRCGQSFRWRKSADGEWSMALHGRIITLRQDAEHLHYRATYPSITTTPLTPPPSKAPSVAPEEDDTPALINHYFNLTPNLGQLYEQWAASDANFKKRAPKFTGIRILRQDAWEALIGFICSSNNNISRISGMVHNLCLHYGPLIGHIHDVPYHDFPTPAALSGPAVEANLMKLGFGYRAKYIAKTARMVSEDKGMKWLEDLSNPEYPQFGVQEKPAGDMPEGGREGYRKAHEELLALHGVGPKVADCVCLFGLGWSESVPVDTHVWQIAQRDYRFGKGKHSSLTAATYAAIGNLFRKLWGKEAGWAHSVLFTADLRAFSERVVAKVEIKEETTIKKEIKEEDVTIKKEIKEEEVTIKKEDEEAVAKIAVRKETTKRKRIKKEAEEEDLAAVKAVVTKYLDVLKPLKSTIKRLKGRGKSGRFSAIAKIILVFKYILSYYEQRVKAYEAVDYNAHNKAPKDYLAINLRAAASPRKVRRPNVLTSDIDNAINGLINPSASINNNIDYDKFKQ